A window of Exiguobacterium sp. FSL W8-0210 contains these coding sequences:
- the topA gene encoding type I DNA topoisomerase, with protein sequence MAKYLVIVESPAKAKTIKRYLGSNYTVKASMGHVIDLPKSQMGVDVEHDYEPKYITIRGKGPVLKELKTAAKKAQKIYLAADPDREGEAIAWHLAKALGVDESTECRVVFNEITKDAIKDSFKRPRKLNYDLVDAQQARRILDRLVGYSMSPLLWKKIKKGLSAGRVQSVAVKMIIDREQEINAFMPEEYWTIKLELDANGEKLEANFYGVDGKKRELHSQEEVDQILNQLSEDFTVDSVTKKERKRNPALPFTTSSLQQEAARKLNFRAKKTMMIAQQLYEGIEIGKEGTVGLITYMRTDSTRTSDSANLEAHGFIEQAYGKEYIASEKRKEKKSANSQDAHEAVRPTSTMREPQLVKSYLSRDQFRLYKLIWERFVASQMAPAILDTVKIDLVSNDVMFRANGSTVKFPGFMKVYIEDTDDEAVSDVKEGLLPPLDEGEELKKSAIEPKQHFTQPPPRYTEARLVRAMEELGIGRPSTYAPTLDTIQKRGYVTLEEKKFLPTELGELVIDMISDYFQEFITVQFTADMEALLDAIEKGDMQWTEVVDPIYKSFAKRLTRAEAEIEKIEIKDEPAGEDCEVCGHPMVIKMGRYGKFMACSNFPECRNTKPIQVEIGVKCPTCRTGDIVERRSKKGRLFYGCSNYPECEFVSWDKPVEEPCPVCSSMMVQKKIKNGVKVECTSCGHHETRIDQEQEEE encoded by the coding sequence ATGGCAAAATATCTAGTAATCGTCGAGTCACCCGCTAAGGCAAAAACCATTAAACGTTATCTCGGATCCAACTATACCGTGAAAGCGTCGATGGGGCACGTCATTGACTTGCCGAAAAGCCAAATGGGAGTCGACGTCGAACATGACTATGAACCGAAATATATCACGATCCGTGGTAAAGGTCCGGTCTTAAAAGAACTCAAGACAGCTGCGAAAAAAGCACAAAAAATCTATCTCGCAGCCGACCCCGACCGTGAAGGGGAAGCGATCGCATGGCATTTAGCTAAAGCATTAGGCGTTGATGAATCAACGGAGTGCCGCGTCGTCTTCAATGAAATCACGAAAGATGCCATCAAGGATTCGTTCAAGCGACCACGCAAGCTCAACTATGATCTTGTCGATGCGCAGCAAGCCCGTCGTATCTTGGACCGCCTTGTTGGTTACAGCATGAGTCCGTTATTATGGAAGAAGATTAAAAAAGGGTTATCTGCGGGACGCGTTCAATCCGTTGCCGTCAAGATGATCATCGATCGTGAACAAGAAATCAATGCGTTCATGCCTGAAGAATACTGGACGATCAAACTCGAACTCGATGCAAACGGTGAAAAGCTCGAAGCGAACTTCTACGGAGTCGATGGCAAGAAGCGTGAACTTCATTCGCAAGAAGAAGTCGATCAAATCTTGAATCAACTCTCAGAAGACTTTACAGTTGATTCCGTCACGAAAAAAGAGCGGAAACGGAATCCGGCGTTACCGTTTACGACGAGTTCTTTGCAACAGGAAGCAGCACGTAAGCTGAACTTCCGAGCGAAGAAGACGATGATGATCGCACAACAGCTATACGAAGGAATCGAAATTGGAAAAGAAGGTACAGTCGGTTTGATTACGTATATGCGTACCGATTCGACACGGACGTCAGATTCGGCGAACCTCGAAGCACACGGGTTCATTGAGCAGGCGTACGGAAAAGAATACATCGCAAGCGAGAAACGTAAAGAAAAGAAATCAGCGAACTCACAGGATGCGCACGAAGCGGTTCGTCCGACTTCGACAATGCGTGAACCACAACTCGTTAAATCGTATCTATCGCGTGACCAATTCCGTTTATATAAGCTGATCTGGGAACGATTCGTCGCAAGTCAGATGGCGCCAGCAATTCTCGATACCGTCAAAATTGACCTTGTCTCGAACGATGTTATGTTCCGTGCGAACGGATCAACTGTTAAATTCCCAGGCTTCATGAAGGTTTACATCGAAGATACCGATGATGAGGCGGTTTCAGACGTCAAGGAAGGACTACTTCCTCCACTCGATGAAGGGGAAGAGTTGAAAAAATCAGCAATCGAACCGAAACAACACTTTACACAACCACCGCCGCGTTATACGGAAGCACGTCTCGTCCGGGCGATGGAAGAGCTCGGTATCGGTCGTCCGTCGACGTATGCGCCGACGCTCGATACGATTCAAAAACGGGGTTACGTGACGCTTGAAGAGAAGAAATTCTTACCAACGGAACTCGGTGAACTCGTCATCGATATGATCAGCGACTATTTCCAAGAGTTCATCACTGTCCAGTTCACGGCAGACATGGAAGCTTTACTCGATGCGATCGAAAAAGGTGACATGCAGTGGACGGAAGTCGTCGATCCAATCTATAAGTCCTTTGCAAAGCGTCTGACACGAGCAGAAGCAGAAATCGAGAAGATTGAAATCAAAGATGAACCGGCTGGAGAAGATTGTGAAGTCTGTGGTCATCCGATGGTCATCAAGATGGGTCGTTATGGCAAGTTCATGGCGTGCTCGAACTTCCCAGAGTGTCGTAACACTAAACCGATCCAAGTCGAGATCGGTGTGAAGTGTCCGACATGTAGAACGGGCGACATCGTCGAACGTCGTAGTAAAAAAGGACGTTTGTTCTACGGTTGTTCGAACTATCCGGAGTGTGAGTTCGTCTCATGGGATAAACCGGTCGAAGAACCATGTCCGGTATGTAGTAGTATGATGGTACAAAAGAAAATCAAGAACGGTGTGAAAGTAGAATGTACATCTTGTGGACATCATGAAACACGCATCGATCAGGAGCAAGAGGAGGAATAA
- the dprA gene encoding DNA-processing protein DprA, whose amino-acid sequence MKRELYVRFAMCQVPYTIVRLIEQFGIVPSHELPVSTRLRKRYEQALQLDWIEESILVKGDPLFPTVLLTIPQPVYALFYRGDPSRLTLPRVSIIGSRTPSPHHLSRMRFLQPFFHPDLATVSGGAYGIDALVHRLSLKHQQTTIAVLAGGFDRLYPTSHASLFERILSNGLLLSEYPPGTPIQKFQFLERNRIIAGLSSSLIIVEAAKRSGTMNTASHALDQGKDVYCLPGCPTESFFTGTNQLIAEGAIPLLDPEEVSKSIRLNVDKWESRLL is encoded by the coding sequence ATGAAACGTGAACTGTATGTCCGCTTCGCCATGTGTCAGGTACCGTACACGATCGTCCGATTGATTGAGCAATTCGGAATCGTTCCAAGTCATGAATTACCCGTTTCGACGCGTCTTCGAAAACGGTATGAACAAGCATTACAGCTTGATTGGATCGAAGAGTCGATTCTAGTCAAAGGAGATCCACTGTTTCCGACTGTGTTACTGACGATCCCTCAACCGGTCTATGCCCTCTTTTACCGCGGTGATCCGTCCCGCCTAACACTTCCACGCGTCAGTATCATCGGTAGTCGAACCCCCTCACCGCACCATCTTTCCCGCATGCGTTTCTTGCAACCCTTCTTTCATCCAGATCTCGCCACCGTTTCCGGAGGTGCCTATGGTATCGATGCCCTCGTCCATCGCTTGTCCTTAAAACATCAGCAGACAACGATTGCGGTTCTCGCAGGAGGATTTGATCGTCTATATCCTACTTCCCATGCTTCTCTTTTTGAACGCATCCTCTCGAACGGTCTTCTTCTCTCTGAATATCCACCCGGAACTCCTATTCAAAAATTTCAATTTCTAGAACGGAACCGGATCATTGCTGGATTATCTTCATCATTGATCATCGTCGAAGCGGCGAAACGAAGCGGTACGATGAATACTGCCAGTCATGCGCTTGACCAAGGAAAAGATGTCTATTGTTTGCCGGGTTGTCCCACGGAATCGTTCTTTACCGGAACGAATCAATTGATCGCAGAAGGAGCGATTCCACTCCTTGATCCGGAAGAAGTTTCAAAAAGTATTCGGCTGAACGTTGACAAATGGGAATCGAGACTACTATGA
- the sucD gene encoding succinate--CoA ligase subunit alpha: MSIWVNESTKVIIQGITGNQGMFHGEQMIDYGTNLVGGVTPGKGGTEVLGGVPVFDTVAQAVDKTGANASIIYVPPAFAADAIMEAADANIALIICITEGIPVLDMVKVKRYLEGKPVRLIGPNCPGVITPGVAKLGIMPGYIHTPGHVGIVSRSGTLTYEAVHQLTTAGIGQSTAVGIGGDPVNGTDFIDTLKAFNEDPETKAVIMLGEIGGTAEEEAAEWVKANMTKPVIGFIGGQTAPAGKRMGHAGAIISGGKGTAAEKIKTLRANGIEVAETPAVIGETLIRVIKEAGIYDECVTNSTVK, translated from the coding sequence ATGAGTATTTGGGTGAACGAATCGACGAAAGTCATTATTCAAGGGATTACAGGTAATCAAGGGATGTTCCATGGTGAACAGATGATCGACTACGGAACAAACCTCGTAGGTGGTGTCACACCAGGAAAAGGCGGTACGGAAGTACTTGGTGGTGTTCCTGTCTTCGATACGGTCGCACAAGCGGTCGACAAAACAGGTGCGAACGCATCGATCATCTACGTACCACCAGCATTCGCAGCGGATGCAATCATGGAAGCAGCAGATGCGAACATCGCGTTGATCATCTGTATCACGGAAGGTATTCCAGTTCTTGATATGGTCAAAGTAAAACGTTACCTCGAAGGAAAACCAGTTCGTCTCATCGGACCGAACTGCCCGGGCGTCATCACTCCAGGTGTCGCGAAACTTGGTATCATGCCAGGATACATCCATACACCAGGTCATGTCGGTATCGTCTCACGTTCTGGGACTTTGACATATGAAGCTGTCCATCAATTAACGACGGCTGGCATCGGTCAATCGACAGCTGTTGGTATCGGGGGCGACCCGGTCAATGGAACGGACTTCATCGATACGCTCAAAGCATTCAATGAAGATCCAGAAACAAAAGCCGTTATCATGTTAGGGGAAATCGGTGGAACAGCTGAAGAAGAAGCAGCTGAGTGGGTCAAAGCGAACATGACGAAACCAGTCATTGGTTTCATCGGTGGTCAAACAGCTCCTGCCGGCAAACGGATGGGTCACGCAGGTGCGATCATATCTGGCGGTAAAGGAACAGCTGCTGAAAAAATCAAGACACTCCGTGCAAACGGAATCGAAGTGGCAGAAACACCAGCTGTCATTGGTGAGACGTTAATCCGTGTCATCAAAGAAGCAGGGATCTATGACGAGTGCGTGACGAACAGCACAGTCAAATAA
- the sucC gene encoding ADP-forming succinate--CoA ligase subunit beta produces the protein MNVHEYQAKELLRSYGVPVPNGIAAFTVEEAVDASEQLSGPIKVVKAQIHAGGRGKAGGVKLAKSQEEVKEYATELLGKTLVTHQTGPEGKVVQRLLVEEGCAIDKEYYLGIVLDRVTGRVVIMGSSEGGMDIEEVAEATPEKIIKEVVDPAVGLQGFQARKLAFAMGVPVKLVNKFVGMVTKLYNFFVDKDCSIAEINPLVTTKDGEVLALDAKLNFDSNALYRHADIVALRDETEEDPREVEASKSDLNYIALDGNIGCLVNGAGLAMATMDIIKHFSGDPANFLDVGGGATKEKVTEAFKLILSDENVKGIFVNIFGGIMKCDVIAEGIVAATKEVGLELPLVVRLEGTNVDAGKQILKDSGLAITAATSMADGAEKIAALVK, from the coding sequence ATGAATGTACATGAGTATCAGGCAAAAGAATTACTTCGTTCGTACGGGGTACCCGTACCAAACGGAATCGCAGCCTTCACCGTCGAAGAGGCGGTCGATGCATCAGAACAATTGTCAGGCCCGATTAAAGTCGTCAAAGCTCAAATTCACGCGGGGGGACGCGGTAAAGCAGGTGGCGTCAAGCTTGCGAAATCGCAAGAAGAAGTGAAGGAATATGCGACGGAGTTACTCGGCAAAACGCTCGTCACGCACCAAACAGGTCCCGAAGGAAAAGTCGTTCAACGTCTTCTCGTCGAAGAAGGCTGTGCGATTGATAAAGAATACTATCTTGGAATCGTACTTGATCGTGTGACAGGACGTGTCGTCATCATGGGATCAAGCGAAGGTGGTATGGACATCGAAGAGGTGGCGGAAGCGACACCGGAAAAAATCATTAAAGAAGTCGTCGATCCTGCAGTTGGTCTTCAAGGATTCCAAGCGCGTAAACTTGCGTTCGCAATGGGTGTTCCTGTGAAGCTCGTCAACAAGTTCGTCGGTATGGTCACGAAACTTTATAATTTCTTCGTCGACAAGGATTGTTCAATCGCAGAAATTAACCCACTCGTTACGACGAAGGATGGCGAAGTTCTCGCGCTGGACGCGAAGTTGAACTTCGACTCGAACGCATTATATCGTCATGCGGACATCGTGGCGTTACGTGATGAAACAGAAGAAGATCCACGCGAAGTCGAAGCATCGAAGAGTGATTTGAACTACATCGCGCTCGATGGAAATATCGGCTGCCTCGTCAATGGTGCTGGTCTTGCCATGGCAACGATGGATATCATCAAACACTTCAGTGGTGATCCTGCGAACTTCCTTGATGTCGGTGGTGGTGCGACGAAGGAGAAGGTAACAGAAGCCTTCAAACTGATCTTGTCGGATGAGAACGTTAAAGGGATTTTCGTTAACATTTTCGGTGGAATCATGAAATGTGACGTCATCGCAGAAGGTATCGTTGCGGCGACAAAAGAAGTCGGTCTCGAATTGCCGCTCGTCGTTCGTCTTGAAGGGACGAACGTTGATGCAGGAAAACAAATTCTCAAAGATTCAGGTCTAGCGATTACAGCAGCTACATCAATGGCAGACGGCGCAGAAAAAATTGCTGCGCTCGTGAAGTAA
- a CDS encoding EscU/YscU/HrcU family type III secretion system export apparatus switch protein, which produces MKKAIALSYEEQMHAPKVVAKGSEHIAERILEEALKHDIPIRQDETLMTLLDAVQVSEQIPEELYGVIAELFAFLYRLDQDGILKK; this is translated from the coding sequence ATGAAAAAAGCAATAGCTCTATCATACGAAGAACAGATGCATGCCCCAAAAGTCGTTGCTAAGGGATCGGAACACATCGCAGAACGGATTTTAGAAGAGGCATTAAAACATGATATTCCGATCCGGCAGGACGAAACGTTGATGACGTTACTGGATGCTGTTCAAGTATCAGAACAGATCCCAGAAGAACTATACGGTGTCATTGCCGAATTATTCGCCTTTTTATATCGTCTTGATCAAGATGGAATTCTGAAAAAATAA
- a CDS encoding flagellar hook-length control protein FliK, which translates to MQIEHRALLPFKIIDHANLPLREGANIVGKVLKLLPDGLMELQVGQRVLTAGTTAELKEGNMYRFQVVSAEGQPVLKIISTESVPQKSALPQLLDSFLQRQTVPTAETRELLRQIGQPVTEGEAKQLKHALTELVQLAKGDETGRTLDRKTSDQILAQQLVQATNETGKGVYLFQLPQFGPFEDVDLMMEAPFERTFDPNHARVVLYLQLPTLGEVAVDVLIADRNVSISVFHPNAHVNTFMQAYTPQIQTRLEEQGYALTRFDWVEQTKERVPHDISTRNGRVDLHI; encoded by the coding sequence ATGCAAATCGAACATCGTGCCTTACTTCCATTTAAAATCATCGATCATGCGAACCTACCGTTACGGGAAGGCGCAAACATCGTCGGTAAAGTATTGAAGCTGTTGCCCGACGGATTAATGGAACTCCAAGTCGGTCAACGCGTCTTGACGGCAGGAACGACGGCTGAACTAAAAGAAGGGAACATGTATCGCTTCCAAGTCGTTTCAGCAGAGGGACAACCGGTTTTAAAAATCATCTCGACCGAGTCTGTTCCGCAAAAGTCGGCTCTCCCCCAGTTACTCGACTCCTTTTTACAACGCCAGACGGTACCGACTGCGGAAACACGGGAACTCCTAAGGCAAATTGGTCAACCGGTGACGGAAGGAGAAGCGAAGCAGTTAAAACACGCCCTTACCGAACTCGTTCAACTGGCAAAGGGTGACGAGACAGGTCGAACGCTTGATCGAAAGACGAGTGATCAGATTTTAGCGCAACAACTCGTCCAAGCAACGAACGAAACAGGGAAAGGAGTCTATTTATTTCAATTACCTCAATTTGGACCATTCGAAGATGTGGATCTCATGATGGAAGCACCGTTCGAACGGACGTTTGATCCGAATCATGCCCGTGTCGTCTTATATCTTCAATTACCAACGCTCGGTGAGGTCGCTGTCGACGTCTTGATCGCAGACCGAAATGTTTCGATTTCCGTCTTTCATCCAAATGCGCACGTCAATACGTTCATGCAAGCCTACACACCGCAAATCCAGACTCGTCTTGAGGAACAAGGCTATGCATTGACGCGATTCGATTGGGTTGAACAGACCAAAGAGCGCGTACCGCATGATATCTCAACGCGTAACGGAAGGGTGGATCTTCATATATGA
- a CDS encoding ribonuclease HII: MKIAELKERLQKATLEEFIQLKQELASDTRKGVHTLFRQTERRFAHEEQQRIDFKERLAFEDEYRQQGYVRIAGVDEVGRGPLAGPVVAAAVILPDGFYHPGLTDSKQMSKVQRQAALKHLQEVAEIAIGIIEPAEIDEINIYQASKRAMQDAVHQLQPDALLVDAMTLDDDTPQLSLIKGDARSVSIAAASVVAKETRDAMMEQYAIEYPGYGFETHAGYGTPIHLQALDTLGVTPIHRKTFRPVKERL, translated from the coding sequence ATGAAGATAGCAGAATTAAAAGAACGATTGCAAAAAGCAACACTAGAAGAATTTATTCAGTTAAAGCAGGAACTGGCGTCAGATACGCGAAAAGGGGTGCATACACTGTTTCGTCAGACAGAACGACGATTTGCGCACGAAGAGCAGCAACGGATCGATTTCAAGGAACGACTCGCATTTGAAGACGAGTATCGTCAGCAAGGATACGTTCGAATTGCAGGAGTGGACGAAGTCGGGCGAGGTCCACTAGCTGGTCCGGTCGTCGCAGCAGCTGTCATCTTACCAGACGGATTCTATCATCCAGGACTAACGGATTCAAAACAGATGAGTAAAGTACAGCGGCAAGCGGCACTGAAGCATCTGCAAGAAGTGGCTGAGATTGCAATCGGCATCATCGAACCGGCTGAAATCGACGAAATCAACATCTATCAAGCATCGAAACGGGCGATGCAAGACGCAGTACACCAATTGCAACCGGATGCCTTACTTGTCGATGCGATGACACTCGACGACGATACACCACAACTCTCTCTTATCAAAGGAGATGCGCGAAGTGTCTCGATTGCTGCTGCAAGTGTCGTTGCGAAAGAGACACGAGATGCGATGATGGAACAATACGCAATCGAGTATCCGGGATATGGATTTGAAACACACGCAGGTTACGGAACACCCATACATTTACAAGCGCTCGATACACTGGGCGTCACACCGATTCACCGGAAAACATTCCGTCCTGTCAAAGAACGTCTTTAG
- the ylqF gene encoding ribosome biogenesis GTPase YlqF, whose product MTIQWFPGHMAKARREVTEKLKLIDVVIELVDARLPMSSRNPMVEQITAGKPRLIVLNKADMADKRVTEQWMQALRADGVDVVAVDAKHNKGLNQIHEGALRLMKEKHARMREKGRNPSAIRALIIGIPNVGKSTLINRLAGRNIAITGDRPGVTKRQQWIKMKTGEMELLDTPGILWPKFDDQVVGYRLAATGAIKDDILNIDDIALFALRELKTRYPEQLRERYRLDEVSGEAVDVLEAIGKKRGFVSGGYVDFERTSEMLLHELRTEKLGRVTLETVEEWETHA is encoded by the coding sequence ATGACGATTCAATGGTTCCCCGGTCACATGGCCAAAGCACGTCGGGAAGTCACAGAAAAATTAAAGTTGATCGATGTGGTGATCGAACTCGTCGATGCACGTCTTCCGATGTCGAGCCGTAACCCGATGGTCGAACAGATTACGGCAGGTAAACCGCGACTGATCGTCCTCAACAAGGCGGATATGGCAGACAAACGAGTGACGGAGCAATGGATGCAGGCATTACGAGCAGATGGTGTCGATGTCGTGGCGGTTGATGCGAAGCACAATAAAGGATTGAATCAAATCCATGAGGGCGCTTTACGACTAATGAAAGAAAAACACGCACGGATGCGGGAGAAGGGTCGGAACCCGAGTGCGATCCGTGCCTTGATCATCGGCATTCCGAACGTCGGGAAATCGACGCTCATCAATCGACTTGCCGGTCGAAATATCGCAATCACGGGTGACCGTCCAGGTGTGACGAAACGCCAGCAGTGGATCAAGATGAAGACAGGTGAGATGGAATTACTCGATACACCAGGTATCCTCTGGCCGAAGTTCGACGATCAAGTCGTCGGGTATCGGTTAGCAGCGACAGGAGCGATCAAGGATGATATCTTAAACATCGACGATATCGCGCTATTTGCCCTTCGTGAGCTAAAGACACGGTATCCGGAGCAATTGCGTGAGCGCTATCGTCTCGACGAAGTATCGGGAGAAGCGGTTGATGTACTCGAAGCAATCGGTAAAAAACGTGGTTTCGTCTCAGGTGGCTATGTCGATTTCGAGCGGACGAGCGAAATGCTCCTGCATGAACTACGAACGGAAAAGTTAGGTCGAGTGACGCTTGAAACGGTCGAAGAGTGGGAAACGCATGCATAA
- the lepB gene encoding signal peptidase I, whose product MKELFSWVKALVVALVIAFIIRTFLFVPVIVDGESMMPTLHNADRMIVNKVPYYFNEPERGDIVVFHATETRDYIKRVIAVPGDTMYYKDDTLYVNDKKVAEPYLKEYKAQMSGVPLTEDFTLEERTGETTVPKGKVFVMGDNRQNSKDSRDIGFVDEEQIVGTTNFVFYPFNDVRSVD is encoded by the coding sequence GTGAAGGAGTTATTCAGTTGGGTAAAGGCGCTCGTCGTAGCGCTCGTCATCGCGTTCATCATTCGAACGTTCCTGTTCGTACCTGTCATCGTTGATGGGGAATCGATGATGCCGACCTTACACAATGCGGATCGAATGATCGTCAATAAGGTCCCGTACTATTTTAATGAACCAGAAAGAGGCGATATCGTTGTCTTCCATGCAACGGAAACGCGTGACTACATCAAACGGGTCATCGCTGTTCCGGGAGATACGATGTATTACAAAGACGATACGTTGTATGTCAACGATAAGAAAGTCGCCGAACCGTATCTGAAAGAATACAAAGCCCAGATGAGTGGTGTGCCATTGACAGAAGACTTCACGCTTGAAGAGCGAACAGGAGAGACGACTGTTCCAAAAGGGAAAGTATTCGTCATGGGAGACAATCGTCAAAATTCAAAAGATAGTCGTGATATCGGTTTCGTGGATGAAGAACAAATCGTCGGAACGACGAACTTCGTCTTCTATCCATTCAATGATGTACGCTCTGTCGATTAA
- the rplS gene encoding 50S ribosomal protein L19, whose amino-acid sequence MNTQQLFRELTQEQIKSDVPAFRPGDTVRVHVKVVEGTRERIQLFEGVVIKRHGGGISETFTVRKISYGVGVERAFPLHSPRVAQIEVVRYGKVRRAKLYYLRNLRGKAARIKEIRR is encoded by the coding sequence ATGAACACACAACAATTGTTCCGTGAACTTACACAAGAACAAATCAAGTCAGACGTCCCTGCGTTCCGTCCTGGGGATACAGTCCGTGTACACGTTAAAGTCGTCGAGGGTACGCGTGAGCGTATTCAGCTCTTCGAAGGCGTAGTCATCAAACGTCACGGTGGCGGCATCAGTGAAACATTCACAGTCCGTAAAATTTCTTACGGAGTTGGCGTTGAGCGTGCTTTCCCGCTCCACTCACCACGTGTTGCACAAATCGAAGTCGTTCGCTACGGTAAAGTCCGTCGTGCGAAACTTTACTACCTCCGTAACCTTCGTGGTAAAGCGGCGCGTATTAAAGAAATTCGTCGTTAA
- the trmD gene encoding tRNA (guanosine(37)-N1)-methyltransferase TrmD, with translation MNIRVLTLFPEMFSALDHSIVKRAQDDQHVILEIINFRDFSTNRHGKVDDYPYGGGAGMLLTPQPVFDAMASLPERKRRIIVMTPTGKRFSQRMAEEWANEEELVFLCGHYEGFDQRIHDQLVTDEVSLGDFVLTGGELAAMTMIDAVVRLLPDVLGASASHEDDSFSTGLLEYPHYTRPAEYKGYRVPDVLLSGNHARIEKWRREQSLKRTYERRPDLLVDASLTDEDQRYLDSISGLSND, from the coding sequence ATGAACATCCGTGTATTGACGCTGTTTCCAGAGATGTTTTCAGCGCTTGATCATTCGATCGTCAAGCGAGCGCAAGACGATCAACACGTCATACTCGAAATAATCAATTTTCGAGACTTTTCAACGAATCGACATGGTAAGGTCGATGATTATCCGTATGGCGGAGGAGCCGGCATGCTGTTGACACCTCAACCCGTCTTCGATGCGATGGCAAGTCTACCGGAACGAAAACGACGAATCATCGTCATGACACCGACCGGTAAACGGTTTTCGCAACGAATGGCGGAAGAATGGGCAAACGAAGAAGAACTTGTCTTCTTATGTGGTCACTATGAGGGATTTGATCAGCGAATCCATGATCAGTTGGTGACGGATGAGGTCTCGCTCGGAGACTTCGTCTTGACGGGAGGAGAACTCGCTGCGATGACGATGATCGACGCAGTCGTCCGCCTCTTACCGGACGTCCTCGGTGCTTCTGCGAGTCACGAAGATGATTCCTTCTCGACGGGACTTCTCGAATACCCGCACTATACACGTCCGGCAGAATATAAAGGGTATCGAGTACCCGATGTCTTGTTATCAGGCAACCATGCTCGGATTGAAAAATGGCGACGGGAACAGTCGCTGAAGCGGACATATGAGCGGCGCCCTGATCTTCTCGTGGATGCATCGTTAACGGATGAAGATCAACGTTATTTAGACTCGATTTCAGGATTGTCAAACGACTGA
- the rimM gene encoding ribosome maturation factor RimM (Essential for efficient processing of 16S rRNA) gives MEWLEIAKIANTHGLKGELKLLASTDFPEERFKVGKEVFLGSEGTYTPVTISGYRKHKQFIMVTFKGMHHINDVEKYKGLKLYVHAEDLQDLDEHEFYYHEIIGCTVYDGETKIGVVSDILETGANDVWTIKRDGKKDVLIPYIEQVVASVDVEQKRIQITPLPGLIEE, from the coding sequence ATGGAATGGTTGGAAATTGCGAAAATCGCCAACACGCACGGTCTAAAAGGGGAATTGAAGTTACTCGCAAGCACGGATTTTCCGGAAGAACGCTTTAAGGTCGGAAAAGAAGTCTTTCTCGGCTCTGAAGGCACGTATACACCGGTAACGATCAGTGGCTACCGAAAGCATAAACAATTCATCATGGTGACGTTCAAAGGGATGCATCATATCAATGACGTCGAGAAGTACAAAGGATTGAAACTCTATGTCCATGCAGAAGACTTACAGGACTTAGACGAGCATGAATTTTACTATCATGAGATCATCGGTTGTACGGTTTATGACGGTGAGACGAAAATCGGAGTCGTATCCGACATTCTCGAAACAGGCGCAAATGACGTCTGGACGATCAAACGCGACGGGAAAAAAGATGTCCTGATTCCGTATATCGAGCAAGTCGTCGCTTCCGTCGACGTCGAACAGAAACGCATTCAGATCACGCCGCTTCCGGGACTGATCGAGGAATGA
- the rpsP gene encoding 30S ribosomal protein S16, producing the protein MAVKIRLKRMGAKKSPFYRVVVADSRAPRDGRFIEQIGYYNPVAKPEAEVKINEELALKWLSEGAKPSDTVRNLFSQAGIMEKFHNAKLAK; encoded by the coding sequence ATGGCAGTTAAAATTCGTCTTAAGCGCATGGGCGCAAAAAAATCACCTTTCTACCGTGTGGTAGTAGCAGACTCACGTGCACCACGTGATGGTCGTTTCATCGAGCAAATCGGATACTACAATCCAGTTGCTAAACCAGAAGCAGAAGTTAAAATCAACGAAGAGCTAGCTCTTAAATGGCTCTCTGAAGGTGCTAAACCTTCGGACACAGTTCGTAACCTCTTCTCACAAGCTGGTATCATGGAGAAATTCCACAACGCGAAACTCGCGAAGTAA